The Lysinibacillus pakistanensis genome includes a window with the following:
- a CDS encoding PRC-barrel domain-containing protein: MRFSMLQQKEVIEAGNGRFLGFVVDAEVSKETGYVTAFMIAEPRKYLGLFRGEDSVRKVYMKDVLVVGKDVILVKALS, translated from the coding sequence ATGCGTTTTTCAATGTTACAACAAAAAGAGGTTATTGAAGCAGGTAATGGGCGTTTTTTAGGATTTGTAGTAGATGCAGAAGTTTCAAAAGAAACGGGTTATGTGACAGCGTTTATGATAGCAGAGCCTCGAAAATATCTGGGTCTTTTTCGAGGTGAAGATTCTGTTAGAAAGGTATACATGAAAGATGTACTTGTGGTTGGGAAAGATGTTATTTTAGTAAAAGCATTATCTTAA
- a CDS encoding YggS family pyridoxal phosphate-dependent enzyme: MTKILTNLNKINDLIHAAQKRSNWETGKVQIIAVTKEVSVERTQEAIDAGLLHLGENRPEGLNRKIEAIQANVNWHYIGSLQTRKVKQVINNIDYLHSLDRLSLAEEIEKRADKPVKCFVQINVSGEESKHGLTIEEALPFVQSLASFTKIQVVGLMTMAPNTDDDDIIRSVFKQLKQCQQQIAEQGFVHAPCTELSMGMSNDFEIAVEEGATFVRVGTALVGNERGEQDEHEK, from the coding sequence GTGACAAAAATCTTAACAAATTTAAACAAAATCAATGACCTTATTCATGCAGCCCAAAAACGATCCAATTGGGAAACTGGGAAAGTTCAAATTATTGCAGTAACAAAAGAAGTTTCAGTTGAACGAACACAAGAAGCAATCGATGCAGGACTTCTTCATTTAGGAGAAAATCGTCCTGAGGGCTTAAATCGAAAAATAGAAGCAATTCAAGCGAATGTAAATTGGCATTATATAGGTTCTCTACAAACACGTAAAGTAAAGCAAGTGATTAACAATATTGATTATTTACATTCATTGGATCGATTAAGTTTAGCAGAAGAAATCGAAAAAAGAGCAGACAAACCTGTAAAATGCTTTGTTCAGATTAATGTATCAGGTGAGGAATCAAAACATGGTTTAACGATTGAGGAAGCCCTGCCATTTGTTCAATCATTAGCAAGTTTTACAAAAATTCAAGTAGTTGGTTTAATGACGATGGCACCAAATACAGATGACGATGACATCATTCGCTCTGTTTTTAAGCAATTAAAACAATGTCAACAGCAAATAGCCGAGCAGGGATTCGTACACGCGCCTTGTACCGAGTTATCAATGGGCATGTCTAATGACTTTGAAATTGCGGTAGAGGAAGGGGCTACATTCGTTCGAGTCGGAACGGCTCTTGTTGGAAATGAAAGAGGGGAACAGGATGAGCATGAAAAATAA
- the ileS gene encoding isoleucine--tRNA ligase: MVEYKDTLLMPKTDFPMRGNLPANEPKMQEKWNEMDINKLQMERTEGRPEYVLHDGPPYANGDIHIGHALNKVLKDMITRHRSMNGYHVNYIPGWDTHGLPIEQALTNKGVKRKEMSVADFRKLCEEYAYEQIDNQRAQFSRLGIRGDWENPYITLKPEFEARQIEVFGKMAEKGYIYKGLKPVYWSPSSESALAEAEIEYKDIKSPSIYVSFAIKDAKGVVPADAKFIIWTTTPWTIPANLGISVNPEFLYVVVAVADKKFIIAKDLLETVANALEWDTYEVIQEVKGETLDRIVAQHPFYDRESLVMVGEHVTADAGTGCVHTAPGHGEDDYYISKQYGLGILSPLDNSGCYTDEAPGFEGVFYNDANKLITEKLKEVGALESLGFISHSYPHDWRTKKPVIYRATPQWFASVEAFRGELLEAVKATTFTPAWGETRLFNMIRDRGDWVISRQRAWGVPIPIFYAENGEPIITPETIAHVSTLFRKHGSNIWFQKTAKELLPEGFTHAGSPNGEFTKENDIMDVWFDSGSSHQGVLVERGMKYPADLYLEGSDQHRGWFNSSLITSVAINGYAPYKGLLTHGFVLDGEGRKMSKSLGNVIIPQKVMDQYGADILRLWVASVDYTGDVRISMDMLKQVSEVYRKIRNTFRFLHGNVADFDPTKDRVAYADLREMDQYVYMRLQDVLKTVHAAYDRYDFAAVYHAVNNFVAVELSSFYLDIAKDVVYIEGTDNKDRRAMQTVIYDTLMTLVKVMTPIIPHTTDEMWSYLHAQGVVQEVSVQLTDFPEVDVQENFEDLRAKWVKIIDVRDDILKALEEARNAKTIGKSLEAKVTVYAKEDVAALLNDASIDFAQLSIVSAFEVASIDKAPADALVLEHVSIVVEKATGEKCERCWSISESVGANEAHPTVCARCAEVVEKYYA, from the coding sequence ATGGTTGAATATAAGGATACTTTATTAATGCCGAAAACAGATTTCCCAATGCGAGGAAACTTACCGGCAAATGAACCAAAAATGCAAGAAAAATGGAATGAAATGGACATTAACAAATTACAAATGGAGCGTACTGAAGGACGACCTGAATATGTACTTCATGATGGCCCTCCGTATGCAAACGGTGATATTCATATCGGTCATGCACTAAATAAAGTGCTAAAAGACATGATTACACGCCATCGCTCTATGAATGGTTATCATGTAAATTATATTCCTGGTTGGGATACGCATGGTTTACCAATTGAGCAAGCTTTAACAAACAAAGGTGTAAAGCGTAAAGAGATGTCTGTTGCGGATTTCCGAAAACTATGTGAAGAATATGCATATGAGCAAATTGACAACCAACGTGCTCAATTTAGTCGTTTAGGTATTCGTGGAGATTGGGAAAATCCATACATTACTTTAAAACCAGAATTTGAAGCTCGCCAAATTGAAGTATTTGGGAAGATGGCTGAAAAAGGCTATATTTACAAAGGCTTAAAGCCAGTTTACTGGTCTCCTTCTTCTGAATCTGCACTTGCAGAAGCGGAAATCGAATATAAGGATATTAAATCACCTTCTATTTATGTAAGCTTTGCTATTAAAGATGCTAAAGGTGTAGTACCAGCAGATGCTAAATTTATTATTTGGACAACAACGCCTTGGACAATTCCAGCAAACTTAGGGATCTCTGTGAATCCTGAATTTTTGTATGTAGTTGTTGCAGTTGCAGATAAAAAATTTATTATTGCAAAAGATTTATTAGAAACAGTGGCAAATGCCCTTGAATGGGACACATACGAGGTTATTCAAGAAGTGAAGGGTGAGACATTAGATCGTATTGTCGCTCAGCATCCTTTCTATGATCGTGAATCTCTTGTGATGGTAGGTGAACACGTTACTGCTGATGCTGGTACTGGTTGTGTTCACACGGCGCCTGGACACGGGGAAGATGATTATTACATTAGTAAACAATATGGCTTAGGCATTCTTAGCCCGCTTGATAATAGTGGCTGTTATACGGATGAAGCACCTGGTTTTGAGGGCGTATTTTATAATGATGCCAATAAACTAATAACAGAAAAGCTAAAGGAAGTAGGCGCATTAGAAAGCCTTGGTTTTATTTCGCACTCATATCCTCATGATTGGCGTACAAAGAAACCAGTTATTTATCGTGCAACACCGCAATGGTTTGCATCTGTTGAAGCATTCCGTGGTGAGTTACTAGAGGCTGTTAAAGCAACTACGTTTACGCCAGCTTGGGGAGAAACTCGCCTTTTCAACATGATTCGTGATCGTGGAGATTGGGTAATTTCCCGTCAACGAGCTTGGGGTGTGCCAATTCCAATTTTCTATGCTGAAAATGGAGAGCCAATCATTACACCTGAAACAATTGCTCATGTTTCTACGTTGTTCCGTAAGCATGGCTCAAATATCTGGTTCCAAAAAACAGCTAAAGAACTATTACCTGAAGGCTTTACACACGCAGGTAGCCCGAACGGTGAATTTACAAAAGAGAACGACATTATGGATGTTTGGTTTGATTCAGGGTCATCACATCAAGGCGTGCTAGTAGAACGTGGAATGAAATATCCGGCTGATTTATATTTAGAGGGCTCTGACCAACACCGTGGCTGGTTCAACTCTTCTTTAATTACGTCTGTTGCCATTAATGGCTATGCTCCATATAAAGGACTATTAACACACGGTTTCGTACTTGATGGAGAAGGACGCAAAATGAGTAAATCATTAGGAAATGTCATTATTCCACAAAAGGTTATGGATCAATACGGAGCTGATATTCTTCGTTTATGGGTTGCCTCTGTTGATTATACTGGTGATGTTCGTATTTCAATGGATATGTTAAAACAAGTATCTGAAGTTTATCGTAAAATCCGAAACACATTCCGTTTCTTACATGGGAATGTAGCTGATTTCGACCCGACAAAAGATCGAGTAGCCTATGCAGATCTTCGTGAAATGGATCAATACGTTTATATGCGCCTTCAAGATGTTTTAAAAACAGTACATGCTGCCTATGATCGCTATGATTTTGCAGCCGTATATCATGCTGTTAATAACTTTGTTGCTGTAGAGTTATCTTCATTCTACTTAGATATTGCAAAAGATGTTGTGTACATTGAAGGCACTGACAACAAAGATCGTCGTGCAATGCAAACGGTGATTTATGATACATTAATGACGTTAGTAAAAGTAATGACACCGATTATTCCTCATACAACAGATGAGATGTGGTCTTACTTACATGCACAAGGTGTAGTACAAGAGGTTTCTGTACAATTAACAGATTTCCCTGAAGTTGATGTACAAGAGAATTTCGAGGATTTACGTGCAAAATGGGTGAAAATTATAGACGTTCGTGACGATATTCTAAAAGCATTAGAAGAAGCTCGTAATGCAAAAACAATTGGTAAATCCCTAGAAGCAAAAGTAACGGTGTATGCTAAAGAGGATGTTGCTGCATTATTGAATGATGCAAGCATTGATTTTGCTCAGCTTTCTATTGTTTCAGCCTTTGAGGTAGCCTCTATTGATAAGGCACCAGCAGATGCGCTAGTGCTTGAGCATGTATCAATTGTTGTTGAAAAGGCAACAGGAGAAAAATGTGAGCGCTGTTGGTCAATTTCTGAATCAGTTGGTGCAAACGAAGCCCATCCAACAGTTTGTGCGCGCTGTGCGGAAGTTGTAGAAAAATATTACGCTTAA
- the sigE gene encoding RNA polymerase sporulation sigma factor SigE encodes MLLRLLASLKKLWSKFRSRETYYIGGNDSLPVPLSREEEVTVIASFMNGDLRARDTLIERNLRLVVYIARRFDNTGTPIEDLISIGSIGLIKAIETFNTDKNIKLATYASRCIENEILMHLRKTSRMKGEVSLDEPLNSDADGNELLLSDILGTEEHIILDNVEKKIERQHMFHAINLLGARERYIMECRFGLNGKIEMTQKEVADHLGISQSYISRLEKKIIQDLRENLNQPIS; translated from the coding sequence TTGCTTCTTAGGCTACTTGCTAGCTTGAAAAAATTATGGAGTAAGTTTCGGAGTCGTGAAACGTACTATATAGGGGGAAATGATTCATTGCCAGTGCCACTAAGTCGAGAAGAAGAAGTTACAGTCATTGCATCCTTTATGAATGGTGATTTACGAGCTAGAGACACACTAATTGAACGTAATTTACGTCTTGTTGTTTATATTGCTAGACGTTTTGATAATACGGGTACGCCGATTGAGGATTTAATCAGTATTGGCTCCATCGGTTTAATTAAGGCAATTGAAACGTTCAATACGGATAAAAATATTAAGCTTGCAACGTATGCTTCACGTTGCATTGAAAATGAAATTCTCATGCATTTACGAAAAACAAGTCGCATGAAAGGTGAAGTTTCGCTAGACGAGCCACTTAATTCTGATGCTGATGGCAATGAATTACTATTGTCTGATATTTTAGGCACAGAAGAGCATATTATTTTAGATAATGTAGAAAAGAAAATAGAGCGTCAGCATATGTTTCATGCCATTAATTTACTAGGTGCGCGTGAACGATATATTATGGAATGTCGCTTTGGTCTCAACGGTAAAATTGAAATGACACAAAAAGAAGTTGCAGATCATTTAGGGATTTCACAATCTTATATTTCCCGATTAGAAAAGAAAATTATTCAAGATTTACGTGAAAATTTAAATCAGCCTATATCGTAG
- a CDS encoding cell division protein SepF — protein sequence MSMKNKIKNFFYLEEELEEEITQAPIQQQQPVHQQQPFQSVKPKKVMKERKAPIHEIVPQSAAPVNNIVSLQAAMNSKGAKVVLVEPRVYAEAQDIAEHLKNKRATIVNLQRIEREQGVRIIDFLSGTVYALGGDIQRIGKDIFLCTPDNVEVSGEISNFILDDN from the coding sequence ATGAGCATGAAAAATAAAATTAAAAACTTCTTTTATCTAGAGGAAGAATTAGAAGAAGAAATCACGCAAGCTCCTATTCAACAGCAACAACCCGTACATCAACAGCAACCGTTTCAATCAGTAAAACCTAAAAAAGTTATGAAAGAGCGGAAGGCACCCATCCATGAAATTGTTCCACAGAGTGCAGCACCTGTAAACAACATTGTCAGCTTGCAGGCGGCCATGAACTCAAAAGGGGCTAAGGTTGTATTAGTAGAGCCTAGAGTCTATGCTGAAGCACAGGATATTGCTGAACATTTAAAAAACAAACGTGCAACAATCGTCAATCTACAACGAATTGAACGTGAACAAGGCGTACGAATTATTGATTTTTTAAGTGGCACAGTTTATGCTCTTGGCGGGGATATCCAAAGAATCGGTAAAGATATCTTCTTATGTACACCTGATAATGTAGAAGTTTCCGGCGAAATTTCAAATTTTATTTTAGACGATAATTAA
- the sigG gene encoding RNA polymerase sporulation sigma factor SigG: MRTKVDLCGLDTSTLPILKHEEMKELFIRLQAGETEIREELVMCNLRLVLSIVGRFAYRGEQADDLFQVGCIGLMKAIDHFDLKHNVRFSTYAVPMIIGEIRRHLRDHHALRVSRSLRDIAYKAMQAKEQWITDNLREPTIEEIAEMIDMKKEDVLFALDAIQDPVSLQEPIYSDGGDAVYMMDQLRDDDVSEDQWVAYVSVKESLQKLDERQQMIVAKRFYYGETQTEIAKELGISQAQISRLEKNAIETMQKDYK; encoded by the coding sequence ATGCGAACTAAAGTAGATCTTTGCGGCTTAGATACATCGACTTTGCCAATTTTAAAGCACGAGGAAATGAAGGAACTCTTCATCCGATTACAAGCAGGAGAAACTGAGATTAGAGAAGAGCTTGTGATGTGCAATTTAAGGTTAGTGCTCAGTATTGTCGGTAGATTTGCCTATAGGGGTGAACAGGCAGATGATTTATTTCAGGTAGGCTGCATTGGCCTCATGAAAGCCATCGATCATTTTGATTTAAAGCATAATGTGCGATTTTCAACATATGCTGTACCAATGATCATTGGTGAAATTCGTCGCCATCTGCGTGATCATCATGCGTTACGTGTTTCTCGTTCTTTAAGAGATATTGCGTATAAAGCAATGCAGGCAAAAGAGCAATGGATAACTGACAATTTACGAGAACCAACCATTGAAGAAATTGCAGAAATGATTGACATGAAAAAGGAAGATGTTTTATTTGCTTTAGATGCCATTCAAGATCCAGTTTCTTTACAAGAGCCTATTTATTCAGACGGCGGAGATGCTGTTTATATGATGGATCAATTACGTGATGATGATGTATCTGAAGATCAATGGGTTGCCTACGTGTCGGTGAAGGAAAGTTTGCAAAAGTTAGATGAACGACAACAAATGATTGTTGCCAAGCGCTTTTATTATGGCGAGACACAGACAGAAATAGCAAAAGAATTGGGAATCTCACAGGCGCAAATTTCACGTCTAGAAAAAAATGCGATTGAAACAATGCAAAAAGATTATAAGTAG
- a CDS encoding RNA-binding protein, giving the protein MEHLIQHFRKEEQPFIEQVVNWVREVEDRYAPKLTDFLDPRQRFIVNSIIGQYDTLQMASGGLFNAAERQRMLIYPTYYEPVEEDFQLTVFTIQYPIKFVQLRHPDVLGALLSLGLNRGKFGDIRVDEHHVQFVVANEIAEYVRLHLTGIGKVKVHVESMKETELLLENEEEWLEESHTVSSMRLDVIIATILKVSRQKAQALITGNKVRVNWTERDTVAFELQEGDILSIRGSGRVKILMTEGRTKKDKIRLQVGRLTQKG; this is encoded by the coding sequence ATGGAGCATTTAATACAACATTTTAGGAAAGAAGAACAGCCTTTTATTGAACAAGTGGTGAATTGGGTGCGAGAAGTGGAGGACCGCTACGCGCCAAAGCTCACTGATTTTCTAGATCCTCGTCAGCGCTTTATCGTAAACTCCATTATTGGACAATACGACACATTGCAAATGGCTAGTGGGGGACTTTTTAATGCAGCAGAAAGGCAAAGAATGCTCATTTACCCAACTTATTATGAGCCTGTAGAGGAAGATTTTCAGCTTACGGTATTTACCATTCAATATCCTATAAAATTTGTACAGTTGCGTCATCCAGATGTACTCGGTGCATTACTATCATTGGGGTTAAATCGAGGTAAATTTGGTGATATCCGTGTTGATGAACACCATGTCCAGTTTGTTGTAGCGAATGAGATAGCAGAGTATGTTCGTTTACATTTAACTGGCATTGGCAAGGTAAAAGTGCATGTGGAATCAATGAAAGAGACGGAGCTACTTCTAGAAAATGAAGAAGAATGGCTAGAGGAGTCTCACACGGTTAGTTCAATGAGATTAGATGTTATTATCGCAACAATTTTAAAGGTTTCTCGTCAAAAGGCACAGGCTTTAATTACAGGTAATAAAGTTCGTGTCAATTGGACAGAGCGAGATACAGTTGCTTTTGAATTACAAGAAGGGGATATTTTATCTATACGAGGTAGTGGTCGAGTAAAAATTCTAATGACTGAAGGACGTACAAAAAAAGATAAAATCCGTTTGCAAGTCGGACGTTTGACCCAAAAAGGTTGA
- a CDS encoding YggT family protein, whose product MTFLYILRFVSLAFDIYSLMLIVYILMSWVPAAQNSSIGRILANVCEPYLGIFRRFIPPIGMIDVSPLVAIFVLNFIQRGVIIVIQKIYFMFM is encoded by the coding sequence ATGACTTTTTTATATATTTTGAGGTTTGTATCACTAGCATTTGATATTTACTCACTAATGTTAATAGTATATATTTTAATGTCTTGGGTACCTGCTGCTCAAAATTCATCTATTGGACGCATACTGGCAAATGTATGTGAGCCTTATCTTGGTATCTTTAGACGATTTATTCCGCCAATCGGCATGATTGATGTTTCTCCTTTAGTGGCAATTTTTGTCCTTAATTTTATTCAAAGAGGAGTTATTATTGTCATTCAAAAAATTTATTTTATGTTTATGTAA
- a CDS encoding DivIVA domain-containing protein, producing the protein MPLSPIDIHNKEFTKSFRGYAEDEVNEFLDQIIKDYEILLREKKDVDKQLEMALEQARHFNTLEETLQKSIVVAQEAADEVRRNSQKEAKLIVKEAEKNADRILNEALSKARKVTIEIDELKKQSKVFRNRFKMLVEAQLDLLNADDWDHLLQYDIDLTEIQASVDEAQESDQL; encoded by the coding sequence ATGCCATTATCACCTATTGATATACATAATAAGGAGTTTACAAAGTCCTTCAGGGGCTATGCTGAGGATGAGGTAAACGAATTTTTAGATCAAATTATCAAAGACTATGAAATTTTATTACGCGAAAAAAAGGATGTCGACAAACAGCTAGAGATGGCCTTAGAGCAAGCAAGACATTTTAACACCTTAGAGGAAACCCTACAAAAATCAATTGTTGTGGCACAGGAAGCTGCCGATGAGGTACGAAGAAATTCACAAAAAGAGGCAAAGCTTATTGTGAAAGAAGCGGAGAAAAATGCTGATCGTATTTTGAATGAAGCTTTATCAAAGGCTCGAAAAGTAACAATTGAAATTGATGAGCTAAAAAAGCAATCCAAGGTATTCCGTAATCGATTTAAAATGCTTGTAGAGGCACAGCTTGATTTACTAAATGCAGATGACTGGGATCATTTGCTGCAATATGATATAGATTTAACAGAAATTCAAGCATCTGTGGATGAAGCACAGGAATCCGATCAACTTTAA
- a CDS encoding helix-turn-helix domain-containing protein, translated as MNNWLDEYLPNTFINCNQPNTKGVAIFVYDINHLFDWVKVNRLKRNYPNSLIVPIVAEHLTYSTGIAIELNLSALLIKPLQKSKFIRIVKKLYTSYKEKQASTLTMLELSQQISQDHTSPFREAFLKRLIRGEIENEQEIIQSASFLSKDCIPNIVFLIQGYIDINENRSIPHDANSVITNMFRQGFADKASLSFLNFERYLLLLMRIPNEITSFKHWTEGVASLHEVIEGLKKEYCIHLFMGIGGVFHDPMQVKESYSQARKARRKPPVENIHARFYEDLTEQEQLQKAILYIEEHYDEQITISDVAKYINFSATHFSRLFKKETGRNFVDYVAFTRIIKTLPFLRKYDYTIEKISSICGFNTPNYFSLTFKKYVGISPTDYRNTKEILFK; from the coding sequence ATGAACAACTGGCTAGATGAATATCTACCGAATACCTTTATTAATTGCAATCAGCCCAATACAAAGGGTGTCGCAATCTTTGTCTATGATATTAATCACTTATTTGATTGGGTAAAGGTAAATCGCTTAAAAAGAAATTATCCTAATAGTTTAATCGTCCCTATTGTTGCAGAACACCTTACCTACTCAACTGGTATAGCGATTGAATTAAATTTATCTGCATTGCTTATAAAACCGTTACAGAAATCAAAATTTATCAGAATTGTCAAAAAGCTTTATACATCTTATAAGGAAAAACAAGCAAGCACACTTACCATGCTTGAGTTATCACAGCAAATTTCACAAGACCATACCTCACCATTCCGAGAAGCCTTTTTAAAACGTCTTATTCGTGGAGAAATTGAAAATGAGCAGGAAATTATTCAATCTGCCTCCTTTTTATCAAAGGATTGTATCCCAAATATAGTTTTTTTAATTCAAGGCTATATTGATATAAATGAAAATCGAAGTATCCCTCATGATGCAAATAGTGTTATTACCAATATGTTTCGCCAAGGATTTGCGGATAAAGCCTCTCTTTCCTTTTTAAATTTTGAACGTTATTTACTGCTGCTGATGCGTATACCAAATGAAATTACTTCGTTTAAGCATTGGACTGAAGGTGTAGCCTCTCTACATGAGGTTATTGAGGGCTTGAAAAAGGAGTATTGTATCCATCTATTTATGGGGATAGGAGGTGTCTTTCATGATCCCATGCAGGTGAAGGAGTCCTACAGCCAAGCTCGTAAGGCAAGGAGAAAACCACCTGTTGAGAATATACATGCTAGGTTTTATGAAGACTTAACAGAACAGGAACAGCTTCAAAAAGCTATTTTATATATTGAGGAGCATTATGATGAGCAAATTACCATCAGTGATGTTGCCAAATATATAAATTTTAGTGCGACGCATTTTAGCAGATTATTTAAAAAGGAGACTGGTCGCAATTTTGTGGACTATGTAGCCTTTACACGTATCATTAAAACATTGCCTTTTTTAAGAAAATACGACTATACCATTGAGAAAATCTCCTCCATCTGTGGCTTTAACACACCAAATTATTTCAGCCTGACCTTTAAAAAGTATGTAGGCATTTCCCCAACAGACTACCGCAACACGAAGGAAATATTATTTAAATAA